One stretch of Rana temporaria chromosome 10, aRanTem1.1, whole genome shotgun sequence DNA includes these proteins:
- the LOC120915473 gene encoding protein ALP1-like, which yields MNDDEMACMMAAVTATSYMLYQGQRRRKRARRYWIHPVIAGREETGQFWVLYKDLREHEEKFLDYTRMSMKSFDELLELLSGRLQRMDTYFRNSIPPVERLIITLRYLSTGQSLGSLHYAFRIGKSTASYIIRDTCSAIWEVLQEVVFKKPTAQEWAQIAEVFWQRCNFPNCVGAIDGKHIRIVKPMRSGSEFFNYKKYFSFVLMAVADANYCFTYIDIGSYGSSADSTIFGNSNFGQMLRSDDLDLPQCRPLPGTNGPPLPSVFVGDEAFSLGTNLLRPYSGHSLTEERRVFNYRLTRARRVVECTFGILANKWRLLHTPIVLNMQNAVTAVKAACALHNFVRQRDGFDFEEPVTETLERAQWTGVRGNRQGSHVRDQYAAYFMSPEGQVPWQLDSI from the exons ATGAACGACGATGAGatggcatgtatgatggcagcaGTCACTGCCACCTCGTATATGCTATACCAGGgacagaggagaaggaagagggcacgGAGATATTGGATCCACCCTGTTATTGCCGGTCGGGAAGAAACAGGACAGTTTTGGGTCCTTTATAAAGATCTCCGAGAGCACGAGGAGAAATTCCTGGACTACACCAGAATGTCTATGAAAAG tTTTGATGAGTTGCTAGAACTGCTCAGCGGTAGATTACAGAGGATGGACACCTATTTCCGCAATTCCATACCCCCTGTGGAGCGACTTATCATCACACTGAG atATTTATCAACTGGACAGTCTCTTGGAAGTCTACATTATGCCTTCCGTATAGGCAAGTCGACAGCGAGTTATATTATACGTGACACCTGCTCTGCTATATGGGAGGTTCTCCAGGAGGTAGTGTTCAAGAAACCTACTGCACAGGAATGGGCACAGATTGCGGAGGTATTCTGGCAACGCTGCAACTTTCCTAATTGTgtcggagcaatagatgggaagcacatTAGGATTGTGAAGCCCATGAGAAGTGGAAGTGAATTCTTCAATTACAAGAAATATTTCTCTTTTGTATTGATGGCTGTAGCAGATGCAAACTACTGTTTTACTTACATAGACATTGGGTCATATGGGAGCAGCGCGGACTCAACCATCTTTGGAAACTCGAACTTTGGTCAAATGCTGCGATCAGATGATCTTGACCTACCACAATGCCGTCCTCTCCCAGGCACAAATGGCCCTCCACTACCAAGTGTTTTTGTGGGTGATGAGGCCTTTTCTTTGGGGACAAACCTCCTGCGGCCTTATTCGGGGCATAGTTTGACAGAGGAGAGAAGGGTATTCAACTACCGCCTAACCCGGGCACGGCGAGTAGTTGAATGCACTTTTGGAATACTTGCCAATAAGTGGCGGCTTCTGCACACTCCCATAGTGTTAAACATGCAGAATGCCGTCACGGCTGTCAAAGCTGCGTGCGCCTTGCACAATTTTGTGAGGCAGCGCGATGGCTTCGATTTCGAAGAACCGGTTACTGAGACTCTGGAAAGAGCTCAGTGGACTGGTGTCCGTGGGAACAGGCAGGGCTCCCATGTACGGGATCAATATGCCGCATATTTTATGTCTCCTGAAGGACAGGTGCCATGGCAGCTGGATTCcatttaa
- the LOC120915474 gene encoding leucine-rich repeat extensin-like protein 5 produces the protein MRLVTSNRSGSAACHIKEYIHAKELEFLRPSLSLARTENSWEEAAPTAPVAMDNSSRNSCDETLEGLEPESQLASSSQSTPATPLGELQTTPRPVPRVAARGTKRKAPESDPNVTMMLQIMSEMKDRMGTNTNTPSYGNKSAQCLAELMDRVPKSLQADMLAGTIRYINTFIPPEEPYLSPEPPPPYGPYANQHPQHLSAPTLRHFTAPPFHSHLPQHAPPYPTQTPTLSTHPQLPTPPSAYTSSTLPDPPYLHTHTSTMSPYRRPQTTPSAYHPTTSQTFHLPPQPPTYPSRTTYPSDYTHLPTLPPYNPQPTPTPPPPPQPPATPPSRWPHGTTSRSDWSSFGKAIDAGISVDDPGESPSFQKL, from the exons ATGAGACTGGTAACAAGTAACAGGAGTGGATCGGCGGCATGTCACATCAAAGAATACATTCATGCTAAGGAATTGGAATTCTTGAGACCTTCATTGAGTTTGGCGAG GACTGAAAACAGCTGGGAGGAAGCTGCTCCGACCGCCCCTGTCGCGATGGATAACAGCAGCCGAAATTCGTGTGATGAGACACTGGAGGGTCTGGAGCCGGAAAGCCAGTTGGCCAGTTCATCTCAATCTACGCCGGCAACACCTCTGGGAGAGCTGCAGACAACGCCAAGGCCGGTGCCGCGTGTAGCTGCGAGGGGGACCAAAAGAAAAGCTCCGGAATCAGACCCCAATGTGACAATGATGCTACAGATCATGTCAGAAATGAAGGACAGAATGGGTACTAATACTAATACCCCTTCATACGGAAACAAGTCGGCCCAATGTTTGGCGGAGTTAATGGACAGGGTTCCCAAAAGCCTACAAGCCGATATGCTGGCAGGTACCATACGGTACATCAACACATTTATTCCACCTGAAGAACCCTACCTATCCCCAGAACCACCACCACCGTATGGCCCCTATGCTAACCAACACCCGCAACATCTGTCAGCACCAACACTTCGTCACTTCACAGCACCACCTTTTCACAGCCACCTACCTCAACACGCACCACCTTACCCGACTCAGACGCCCACACTTTCTACCCACCCTCAACTACCAACACCACCTTCTGCATACACTTCCTCAACACTCCCTGATCCGCCTTACCTGCATACGCACACTTCGACAATGTCACCTTACAGACGCCCACAGACGACACCTTCTGCCTACCATCCCACGACTTCACAAACATTTCATCTACCTCCACAACCTCCTACTTACCCTTCTCGCACGACATACCCTTCCGATTACACACACCTGCCTACACTCCCACCTTACAATCCTCAACctacaccaacaccaccaccaccaccacaaccaccagcaaCACCACCATCACGTTGGCCGCATGGTACAACATCTAGATCTGATTGGTCTAGTTTTGGCAAAGCCATAGACGCTGGCATATCGGTGGATGACCCAGGGGAATCCCCAAGTTTCCAAAAACTGTAA